In a single window of the Esox lucius isolate fEsoLuc1 chromosome 22, fEsoLuc1.pri, whole genome shotgun sequence genome:
- the LOC105020000 gene encoding cysteine/serine-rich nuclear protein 3 isoform X1: MSGILKRRFVEVDVGDVSPCLSLRGSDDEVSAGSDSGNGSDSVNPGPSTPLASSSISRREKRRRVRNVHFESVTVYYFGRRQGFTSVPTQGGSTLGMSTRHSWVKHYTLGEFAMEQERNHRDMLRDHLKEEKLNSIRLKLTKNGTVESDEAESLTLDDISEDDIDLDNTEVDEYFFLQPLTTRRRSALLRASGVRRIDVEEKHELRAIRVSREECGCDCRGLCHPATCACSLAGIKCQVNGAEVDRMSFPCGCSRGGCSNTAGRIEFNPVRVRTHFLHTVMKLELEKNLEQQPQVVNGNGYRVDLPVDAPVQHAAQYPLTSDASPVPPAPIMHMLSAGSAEHLLEEEEEEEEEEDEDEEDEEEYEEEDDGSSLCSGLSDCSTHSLNTSDSEEEESDEEDWESTEEGGGPSNSHTDQAPLSSVLGYPDGQHPSPNCTNSYYHVPSSRSYRSPTTIPTRVPSEPPSALSALPPREKTTDGPVIGSQDGPATTSEPRVDNLRQAEGLYLGTNLYFPHNALEAHTCSSVLQQGNTAPSGETDKPHHKLPFRTDVNSDDVTLSLNSSAHSEVSDGTEAQQSSPLPVDEMDAPALESHPGVTA, translated from the exons ATGAGTGGGATTCTGAAGAGGAGGTTTGTGGAGGTGGACGTCGGCGACGTCTCCCCGTGCCTTTCTCTCCGTGGATCCGACGACGAGGTGTCCGCCGGGAGTGACAGCGGGAACGGCAGTGACAGTGTCAACCCTggcccctccacccccctcgCCT CATCCTCCATCTCGAGGCGTGAGAAGCGGCGGCGTGTGCGCAACGTGCACTTTGAGAGCGTGACCGTGTACTACTTCGGCCGGCGACAGGGTTTCACCAGCGTTCCCACGCAGGGTGGGAGCACCCTGGGCATGTCCACGCGTCACAGCTGGGTGAAACACTACACCCTGGGGGAGTTCGCCATGGAGCAGGAGAGGAATCACAGAGACATGCTGCGAGACCACCTCAAAGAGGAGAAACTCAACTCCATCAGGCTCAAG CTGACCAAGAACGGCACCGTGGAGTCGGACGAGGCCGAATCGCTGACCCTGGACGACATCTCGGAGGACGACATCGACCTGGACAACACGGAGGTGGACGAGTACTTCTTCCTGCAGCCGCTGACCACCAGGCGTCGCAGCGCCCTGCTCCGAGCGTCCGGCGTGCGACGGATCGACGTGGAGGAGAAGCATGAGCTGCGGGCCATCCGGGTGTCCCGGGAGGAGTGCGGCTGTGACTGCCGGGGTCTTTGTCATCCTGCCACCTGTGCTTGCAGCCTGGCCGGAATCAAGTGTCAGGTAAATGGAGCTGAG GTGGATCGCATGTCCTTCCCCTGCGGCTGCAGCAGGGGTGGCTGCAGCAACACCGCGGGCCGTATCGAGTTCAACCCCGTCCGGGTCCGGACCCACTTCCTGCACACCGTCATGAAGCTGGAGCTGGAGAAGAACCTTGAGCAGCAGCCGCAGGTCGTCAACGGCAACGGATACCGCGTAGACCTGCCGGTCGACGCCCCGGTCCAGCACGCCGCGCAGTACCCCCTGACATCTGACGCCAGCCCGGTACCGCCGGCACCCATTATGCACATGCTGAGTGCCGGCAGTGCAGAGCATCTccttgaggaggaggaggaggaggaggaagaggaggacgaagatgaggaagacgaggaggaaTACGAGGAAGAGGACGATGGCAGTAGTCTATGTAGTGGCCTCTCGGACTGCAGTACCCACAGCCTGAACACTAGTGACTCCGAGGAAGAGGAGAGTGACGAGGAAGACTGGGAGTCCACGGAGGAGGGGGGCGGACCGTCGAACTCGCACACGGACCAggcccccctctcctctgttttgGGGTACCCCGATGGACAGCACCCCAGCCCCAATTGCACTAATTCCTACTACCACGTCCCGTCGTCCAGGTCCTACCGGAGCCCCACCACCATCCCGACCCGGGTGCCTAGTGAACCCCCGTCAGCCCTGTCAGCGCTCCCGCCCAGAGAGAAGACCACCGATGGACCCGTGATTGGGTCACAGGACGGGCCCGCAACCACGTCCGAGCCCCGCGTGGACAACCTCAGGCAAGCAGAAGGGCTGTATCTAGGTACCAACCTGTATTTTCCCCACAACGCGCTGGAAGCCCACACCTGTTCCTCGGTGCTGCAGCAGGGCAACACTGCCCCTAGTGGAGAGACGGATAAACCGCACCACAAGCTGCCCTTTCGAACAGACGTGAACAGTGATGACGTTACGCTGTCACTAAACAGTAGTGCACATTCTGAGGTATCTGATGGAACTGAGGCGCAGCAAAGCTCTCCCCTGCCTGTGGATGAAATGGACGCGCCAGCTCTTGAGAGCCATCCTGGGGTCACTGCATAG
- the LOC105020000 gene encoding cysteine/serine-rich nuclear protein 3 isoform X2: MSGILKRRFVEVDVGDVSPCLSLRGSDDEVSAGSDSGNGSDSVNPGPSTPLASSSISRREKRRRVRNVHFESVTVYYFGRRQGFTSVPTQGGSTLGMSTRHSWVKHYTLGEFAMEQERNHRDMLRDHLKEEKLNSIRLKLTKNGTVESDEAESLTLDDISEDDIDLDNTEVDEYFFLQPLTTRRRSALLRASGVRRIDVEEKHELRAIRVSREECGCDCRGLCHPATCACSLAGIKCQVDRMSFPCGCSRGGCSNTAGRIEFNPVRVRTHFLHTVMKLELEKNLEQQPQVVNGNGYRVDLPVDAPVQHAAQYPLTSDASPVPPAPIMHMLSAGSAEHLLEEEEEEEEEEDEDEEDEEEYEEEDDGSSLCSGLSDCSTHSLNTSDSEEEESDEEDWESTEEGGGPSNSHTDQAPLSSVLGYPDGQHPSPNCTNSYYHVPSSRSYRSPTTIPTRVPSEPPSALSALPPREKTTDGPVIGSQDGPATTSEPRVDNLRQAEGLYLGTNLYFPHNALEAHTCSSVLQQGNTAPSGETDKPHHKLPFRTDVNSDDVTLSLNSSAHSEVSDGTEAQQSSPLPVDEMDAPALESHPGVTA, from the exons ATGAGTGGGATTCTGAAGAGGAGGTTTGTGGAGGTGGACGTCGGCGACGTCTCCCCGTGCCTTTCTCTCCGTGGATCCGACGACGAGGTGTCCGCCGGGAGTGACAGCGGGAACGGCAGTGACAGTGTCAACCCTggcccctccacccccctcgCCT CATCCTCCATCTCGAGGCGTGAGAAGCGGCGGCGTGTGCGCAACGTGCACTTTGAGAGCGTGACCGTGTACTACTTCGGCCGGCGACAGGGTTTCACCAGCGTTCCCACGCAGGGTGGGAGCACCCTGGGCATGTCCACGCGTCACAGCTGGGTGAAACACTACACCCTGGGGGAGTTCGCCATGGAGCAGGAGAGGAATCACAGAGACATGCTGCGAGACCACCTCAAAGAGGAGAAACTCAACTCCATCAGGCTCAAG CTGACCAAGAACGGCACCGTGGAGTCGGACGAGGCCGAATCGCTGACCCTGGACGACATCTCGGAGGACGACATCGACCTGGACAACACGGAGGTGGACGAGTACTTCTTCCTGCAGCCGCTGACCACCAGGCGTCGCAGCGCCCTGCTCCGAGCGTCCGGCGTGCGACGGATCGACGTGGAGGAGAAGCATGAGCTGCGGGCCATCCGGGTGTCCCGGGAGGAGTGCGGCTGTGACTGCCGGGGTCTTTGTCATCCTGCCACCTGTGCTTGCAGCCTGGCCGGAATCAAGTGTCAG GTGGATCGCATGTCCTTCCCCTGCGGCTGCAGCAGGGGTGGCTGCAGCAACACCGCGGGCCGTATCGAGTTCAACCCCGTCCGGGTCCGGACCCACTTCCTGCACACCGTCATGAAGCTGGAGCTGGAGAAGAACCTTGAGCAGCAGCCGCAGGTCGTCAACGGCAACGGATACCGCGTAGACCTGCCGGTCGACGCCCCGGTCCAGCACGCCGCGCAGTACCCCCTGACATCTGACGCCAGCCCGGTACCGCCGGCACCCATTATGCACATGCTGAGTGCCGGCAGTGCAGAGCATCTccttgaggaggaggaggaggaggaggaagaggaggacgaagatgaggaagacgaggaggaaTACGAGGAAGAGGACGATGGCAGTAGTCTATGTAGTGGCCTCTCGGACTGCAGTACCCACAGCCTGAACACTAGTGACTCCGAGGAAGAGGAGAGTGACGAGGAAGACTGGGAGTCCACGGAGGAGGGGGGCGGACCGTCGAACTCGCACACGGACCAggcccccctctcctctgttttgGGGTACCCCGATGGACAGCACCCCAGCCCCAATTGCACTAATTCCTACTACCACGTCCCGTCGTCCAGGTCCTACCGGAGCCCCACCACCATCCCGACCCGGGTGCCTAGTGAACCCCCGTCAGCCCTGTCAGCGCTCCCGCCCAGAGAGAAGACCACCGATGGACCCGTGATTGGGTCACAGGACGGGCCCGCAACCACGTCCGAGCCCCGCGTGGACAACCTCAGGCAAGCAGAAGGGCTGTATCTAGGTACCAACCTGTATTTTCCCCACAACGCGCTGGAAGCCCACACCTGTTCCTCGGTGCTGCAGCAGGGCAACACTGCCCCTAGTGGAGAGACGGATAAACCGCACCACAAGCTGCCCTTTCGAACAGACGTGAACAGTGATGACGTTACGCTGTCACTAAACAGTAGTGCACATTCTGAGGTATCTGATGGAACTGAGGCGCAGCAAAGCTCTCCCCTGCCTGTGGATGAAATGGACGCGCCAGCTCTTGAGAGCCATCCTGGGGTCACTGCATAG